One window of Dechloromonas sp. ZY10 genomic DNA carries:
- a CDS encoding methyl-accepting chemotaxis protein, with protein sequence MLRDLTIRFRLGLTLGLLCLALAATGGLGIYSTVVNHRVTENLIADERLVVIVGRINVKVFDSRLHIAQARLETATDKLQQEGRVLAENNRATRLDLSELQAAGAARQTPEIAAFVSTVGNFVEHYLVPLEKALLAGDQAEFAALLEQSGGKYYSPIKQSRSDLMQAIERSSQAQQAESAQVYRLSLRLIVTVVGGGILLALGFGGLVLRTISIDTRRLLDGILSIQQQHDLTRRLEDRGRDELAQIATAINRLLGALRHFAGNVGEHSRQNIAVASGLLAQAGEVSGSASQQSELAAAARARLAEMRDGIHAISQLAAETRSLTEAGARLGAAGGSAVTGTAQEMRKVAAQVQSAADDIRQLDKQSGEIDHIVSAISEIADQTNLLALNAAIESARAGEAGRGFAVVADEVRKLAERTRHFTDQIQVTISNIRQETVAAANCMEAGKELAQSGVQAAVDAAGLIGQIEAALNSINRAVSEISDTLHTQEDRSTQIALGIAEIAELSGRNAEHARNSCALAAQAAEASRELSDAASLFKA encoded by the coding sequence ATGCTGCGCGATCTGACTATCCGTTTCCGCCTTGGCCTGACCCTGGGCCTGCTTTGTCTGGCGCTTGCGGCAACCGGCGGGCTGGGAATTTACAGTACCGTGGTCAATCATCGGGTGACCGAGAACCTGATTGCCGACGAACGCCTGGTGGTGATTGTCGGCCGGATCAACGTCAAGGTATTCGACTCGCGGCTGCACATTGCGCAGGCCCGGCTGGAAACCGCTACCGACAAGTTGCAGCAGGAAGGCCGGGTACTGGCAGAAAACAACCGAGCCACCCGGCTCGACCTGAGCGAACTGCAGGCCGCCGGGGCAGCTCGGCAAACGCCGGAGATTGCGGCTTTTGTCAGCACCGTGGGCAATTTTGTCGAACATTATCTGGTGCCGCTGGAAAAGGCCTTGCTGGCTGGCGACCAGGCCGAATTCGCCGCCTTGCTGGAGCAATCCGGCGGCAAGTATTACAGCCCGATCAAGCAGAGCCGCTCCGACCTGATGCAGGCCATCGAGCGTTCGTCGCAGGCACAGCAGGCGGAGTCGGCCCAGGTCTATCGCCTGAGCCTGCGCCTAATCGTCACCGTGGTCGGTGGCGGAATCCTGCTGGCACTGGGTTTTGGCGGTCTGGTGCTGCGCACGATCAGCATCGATACCCGGCGCTTGCTCGACGGCATCCTGAGCATCCAGCAGCAGCACGATCTGACCCGACGACTGGAAGACCGGGGCCGGGACGAACTGGCGCAGATCGCCACGGCGATCAATCGGCTGTTGGGGGCGCTGCGCCACTTTGCCGGCAATGTCGGCGAGCATAGCCGGCAGAACATCGCCGTTGCCAGCGGCTTGCTGGCACAGGCCGGCGAGGTCAGTGGCAGCGCCTCGCAACAAAGCGAACTGGCAGCGGCGGCACGAGCCCGGCTGGCAGAGATGCGCGACGGCATTCACGCGATCAGCCAGCTGGCAGCTGAAACCCGCAGCCTGACCGAAGCCGGAGCCCGCCTCGGCGCGGCCGGCGGCAGCGCGGTGACTGGCACCGCGCAGGAAATGCGCAAGGTCGCGGCGCAGGTGCAGAGCGCCGCCGACGACATTCGGCAACTGGACAAGCAGTCAGGCGAAATCGATCACATCGTCTCGGCGATTTCGGAAATTGCCGACCAGACCAACCTGCTGGCGCTCAACGCGGCCATCGAATCGGCCCGCGCCGGCGAAGCCGGCCGCGGCTTTGCCGTGGTCGCCGACGAGGTGCGCAAGCTGGCCGAACGGACCCGGCATTTCACCGACCAGATTCAGGTCACCATCTCGAATATCCGCCAGGAAACGGTGGCTGCCGCCAACTGCATGGAGGCCGGCAAGGAACTGGCGCAAAGCGGAGTACAAGCGGCCGTCGACGCCGCCGGACTGATCGGGCAGATCGAAGCAGCGCTGAACTCGATCAACCGGGCGGTCAGCGAAATCAGCGACACCCTGCACACGCAGGAGGACCGCAGCACGCAAATCGCCCTTGGCATCGCCGAGATTGCCGAACTCTCCGGCCGGAATGCCGAGCATGCCCGCAATTCCTGTGCGCTGGCGGCGCAGGCGGCCGAAGCCAGCCGCGAATTGTCGGATGCGGCCTCCCTGTTCAAGGCCTGA
- a CDS encoding DUF3240 family protein, with protein sequence MHTPSAAHALPSGLPPGDELLLTLIVPVDVAEAVEDLLLARSDLVSGFTSSIADGHGSRLALHGAAELVSGHSPRSQIQTIATADDLRLLLAALKAALPRAQIYYWLTPVLEKGRL encoded by the coding sequence ATGCATACACCATCCGCCGCCCATGCCCTGCCCAGCGGACTGCCGCCCGGCGACGAGCTGCTGCTGACACTGATCGTCCCGGTCGATGTTGCCGAAGCAGTCGAAGACCTGCTGCTCGCCCGCAGCGACCTGGTCAGTGGCTTTACCAGCAGCATTGCCGACGGCCACGGCTCGCGGCTGGCCCTGCACGGCGCAGCCGAACTGGTCAGCGGCCACTCGCCGCGCAGCCAGATTCAAACGATTGCCACCGCTGACGACCTGCGCCTTCTGCTGGCTGCGCTCAAGGCAGCGCTGCCGCGCGCGCAAATCTACTACTGGCTGACCCCGGTACTTGAAAAAGGCCGTTTATGA
- a CDS encoding TolC family protein, which produces MIRPLALLAALGISPGSIAAPEPPPAAVHAVLPPTAAVARMLREHPALAAGELGIAASTAERRRLEAGPHEWTLRLLGQQRRSLPPATPEQRYNEWNGAVERALRLPGKAALDSELGAAGESAARSAAGEIGHATRRELLTRWFDWLRDSAAEQQWAGQAASLDQQAASLRRREQLGDAARSERVQAEAAQAQAEAQLAQARQRRLSAEAQLQHRYPGLPLQLPRQWPTPPTWSGNEQEWLAALLEHNHELALATAEARRAGVAAERSRRERTPDPTIGLQLGRERGGEERLAAIYLSLPLPGEARSAAADASQAQAAAAERQLAAVRRRIEADAASLLQALRLSNEHWPASQRAAERQQQAAAMSERAWQLGEGSLGEVLLARRLANEAALTARLAQLDALEKHAQVLLDAHRLWDDEE; this is translated from the coding sequence ATGATCCGCCCCCTTGCCCTCCTGGCCGCGCTCGGCATCTCGCCCGGCTCGATTGCCGCCCCCGAGCCGCCGCCTGCCGCCGTGCACGCCGTGCTCCCCCCCACCGCCGCAGTCGCCCGGATGCTGCGCGAGCACCCGGCGCTGGCCGCCGGCGAACTGGGAATCGCCGCCAGTACCGCCGAACGCCGCCGGCTCGAAGCCGGGCCACACGAATGGACCCTGCGCCTGCTCGGCCAGCAACGCCGCAGCCTGCCGCCGGCCACGCCGGAACAACGCTACAACGAATGGAATGGCGCCGTTGAACGCGCCCTGCGCCTGCCCGGCAAGGCCGCGCTCGACAGCGAACTTGGCGCTGCCGGCGAAAGCGCAGCCCGTAGCGCGGCCGGCGAGATTGGCCATGCAACCCGGCGCGAATTGCTCACCCGCTGGTTTGACTGGCTGCGCGACAGCGCCGCCGAGCAGCAATGGGCCGGGCAAGCCGCCTCGCTCGACCAACAAGCCGCCAGCCTGCGCCGCCGCGAACAACTCGGCGATGCGGCCCGCAGCGAACGGGTTCAAGCCGAAGCCGCACAGGCCCAGGCCGAGGCACAACTGGCGCAGGCCCGGCAACGCCGCCTGAGCGCCGAAGCCCAGCTGCAACATCGCTACCCCGGCTTGCCACTGCAATTGCCCAGGCAATGGCCAACACCACCGACGTGGTCCGGTAACGAGCAGGAATGGCTGGCAGCGCTGCTCGAACACAACCACGAACTCGCACTGGCTACCGCCGAAGCCCGGCGCGCCGGGGTCGCCGCCGAACGCAGCCGGCGCGAACGGACCCCCGACCCGACCATCGGCCTGCAACTCGGCCGCGAACGCGGCGGCGAAGAACGCCTTGCCGCCATCTACCTCAGCCTGCCACTGCCCGGCGAAGCCCGTAGCGCGGCTGCCGATGCCAGCCAGGCTCAAGCCGCCGCCGCCGAACGCCAGCTCGCAGCCGTCCGCCGCCGCATCGAAGCCGACGCCGCCAGCCTGCTGCAAGCCCTGCGCCTGAGCAACGAACACTGGCCGGCCAGCCAGCGCGCCGCCGAACGTCAGCAACAGGCGGCGGCGATGAGCGAACGCGCCTGGCAACTCGGCGAAGGCAGCCTGGGCGAAGTCCTGCTCGCCCGCCGCCTGGCTAACGAAGCCGCCCTCACCGCCCGCCTGGCGCAACTCGACGCGCTGGAAAAACACGCGCAGGTACTGCTTGATGCGCATCGCTTATGGGATGACGAGGAATGA
- a CDS encoding N-acetyltransferase family protein, protein MSPTLRPAHFPSDLAAVLEIFREYVRSPTADLGFQDYEREFADLPGKYAAPRGCVLLAWAGDELLGCGALRPVDDASCEMKRVYLRPAARGRQLGRQLVEGLLAKAREAGYRRVCLDVLPEFVAARRLYASLGFVPAPPVSFNPVPGTLFLALELPDRNTTP, encoded by the coding sequence ATGTCCCCCACCCTCCGCCCTGCCCATTTCCCCTCCGACCTCGCCGCCGTGCTGGAAATCTTTCGCGAGTACGTGCGCAGCCCGACCGCCGACCTGGGTTTTCAGGATTACGAGCGCGAGTTCGCCGACCTGCCAGGGAAGTACGCGGCACCGCGCGGTTGCGTGTTGCTGGCGTGGGCGGGTGACGAACTGCTGGGTTGCGGCGCCTTGCGGCCGGTCGATGATGCCAGTTGCGAGATGAAGCGGGTCTATCTGCGGCCGGCGGCGCGCGGCCGGCAACTGGGCCGCCAACTGGTCGAGGGCCTGCTCGCCAAGGCGCGGGAGGCCGGCTACCGCCGGGTTTGCCTCGACGTGCTGCCGGAGTTTGTTGCCGCCCGCCGACTTTACGCGTCGCTGGGTTTTGTTCCGGCGCCGCCGGTGAGTTTCAACCCGGTGCCGGGAACGCTGTTCCTGGCGCTCGAATTGCCTGACCGCAACACCACCCCCTGA
- a CDS encoding DUF1924 domain-containing protein: MRPTLLMILSCISFGAGAATPNPLLARYQQEAQAVQPGFTASARRGERWFNQDFANTPQLPSCTTCHTQQPTQPGRHAITGKAIKPLAPAANPERFGDPAKVEKWFGRNCREVVGRDCSAAEKADLLAYLGEVR; encoded by the coding sequence ATGCGACCAACACTGTTGATGATTTTGAGTTGTATCTCTTTCGGCGCCGGAGCCGCCACGCCTAACCCGTTGCTGGCCCGCTACCAGCAGGAGGCACAGGCAGTGCAACCCGGCTTCACGGCTTCGGCCCGGCGCGGCGAACGCTGGTTCAACCAGGACTTCGCCAATACCCCGCAGTTACCGAGTTGCACCACCTGCCATACGCAGCAGCCGACGCAGCCGGGACGCCACGCGATCACCGGCAAGGCAATCAAGCCGCTGGCGCCGGCGGCCAACCCCGAGCGCTTCGGCGACCCGGCCAAGGTCGAAAAATGGTTTGGCCGCAACTGCCGGGAAGTGGTCGGCCGCGACTGCAGCGCGGCGGAAAAGGCCGACCTGCTTGCCTATCTCGGCGAGGTGCGCTGA
- a CDS encoding efflux RND transporter permease subunit, which produces MLTALIRFSLTQRLLLLVLALLLAGAGLQAFALLPIDAFPDVSTTQVKIILKAPGMTPEEVEARITTPLEQELLGIPQQRLLRSTAKYALADITLDFTDGTDIYWARQQVGERLNAALGNLPPGVEGGLAPITTPLGEMYMFTLEGELSLAEKRSLLDWTIRPQLRTVPGVADVNSLGGEVRVFEVVPDAALLAARGLSQQQLATALAANNRNDGAGRLGDGEEALLVRVEGAIRDLDDVRAIVVSPRPERVVRVGDVATVRHGGLTRYGAVSRNGAGETVQGLVLGLRGANAQAVVAGVKARLAEIAASLPEGVRIVPFYDRGELVSRAVGGVAKALAEAIVLVVLLLLAFLGNLRAALVVALMLPLSALATFVLMQLAGLSANLMSLGGLAIAIGMLVDAAVVVIENVETQLAEGQPGLPTLHLVYRAAREVATPVTSGIAIIIIVFLPLLTLQGLEGKMFAPVALTIVFALSASLLLSLTVVPVLASWLLKRGVHHEPWLVRKLAALYDRVLAQALAHSRRFIAGALLALVAAGGVFLLLGKSFMPTMDEGDLIMQLEKLPSIGLDQTIAVDTRVQQAILERVPEVRGIVARAGADELGLDPMGLNQTDTFMVLAPRSEWRDADPAALQDRLRAVMADFPGIGFSFTQPIDMRVSEMLTGVRGDLAIKIYGPDLATLNRLAGEIVASVGRVRGAEDTFTLRNDGVQYLRIGIDRLAAGRLGLNVADLQNELKTLLEGQPVGTVLDRGRRVPVLLRAPAALRHSPADFAALRIALPGEAAGGTGASVPLAQVARIERIDGPVKVDRENAQRYVVVQSNVRDRDLVGFVEEARAAVTRDVPLPTGYRLAWGGQFENQQRAAARLAVVVPVALLLIFFLLFSTFGSLRQALLVLSNIPFALIGGVFALFIAGEYLSVPASVGFIALLGIAVLNGVVMVSYFNQLLARGLPLAEVVVEGARRRLRPVLMTASIAAFGLVPMLFASGPGSEVQRPLAIVVIGGLLTSTVLTLLLLPILFRRFGLETASPLPR; this is translated from the coding sequence ATGCTGACCGCCCTGATCCGTTTTTCGCTGACCCAGCGCCTGCTCCTGCTGGTTCTCGCCTTACTGCTCGCCGGCGCCGGCCTGCAGGCTTTTGCGCTGCTGCCGATCGACGCTTTTCCCGATGTCTCGACGACCCAGGTCAAGATCATCCTCAAGGCGCCGGGGATGACCCCGGAAGAAGTCGAAGCCCGCATCACCACCCCGCTCGAACAGGAATTGCTCGGCATTCCCCAGCAGCGCCTGCTGCGCTCGACGGCAAAATACGCGCTGGCCGACATCACCCTCGACTTCACCGACGGCACCGACATCTACTGGGCGCGGCAGCAGGTCGGCGAACGCCTGAACGCAGCGCTCGGCAACCTGCCCCCCGGGGTCGAAGGCGGCCTGGCACCGATCACCACGCCGCTCGGCGAAATGTATATGTTCACCCTCGAAGGCGAATTGTCGCTGGCCGAAAAGCGCAGCCTGCTCGACTGGACGATCCGCCCGCAACTGCGCACCGTTCCTGGCGTTGCCGACGTTAACAGCCTGGGCGGCGAAGTCCGGGTCTTCGAAGTCGTCCCCGACGCTGCCCTGCTCGCCGCCCGGGGCCTCAGCCAGCAGCAGCTGGCCACGGCACTGGCGGCGAATAACCGCAACGACGGCGCCGGTCGCCTGGGCGATGGCGAAGAGGCCTTGCTGGTGCGGGTCGAAGGCGCAATCCGCGATCTCGACGACGTCCGCGCGATTGTCGTCAGCCCCCGTCCCGAGCGGGTCGTCCGCGTTGGCGACGTGGCCACCGTGCGCCATGGCGGCCTCACCCGCTACGGCGCGGTAAGCCGCAATGGTGCAGGTGAGACCGTGCAGGGACTGGTCCTCGGGCTGCGCGGCGCCAACGCGCAAGCCGTCGTTGCCGGGGTCAAGGCGCGCCTGGCCGAGATCGCCGCCAGCCTGCCCGAAGGGGTGCGCATCGTTCCCTTCTACGACCGTGGCGAACTGGTCAGCCGTGCTGTCGGCGGCGTTGCCAAGGCGCTGGCCGAAGCCATCGTGCTGGTCGTGCTGCTGCTCCTCGCCTTCCTCGGCAATCTGCGCGCCGCGCTGGTAGTGGCGCTGATGCTGCCGCTGTCGGCGCTCGCCACCTTCGTGCTGATGCAGCTGGCCGGGCTCTCGGCCAACCTGATGAGCCTGGGCGGCCTGGCCATCGCCATCGGCATGCTGGTCGACGCTGCAGTGGTGGTGATCGAGAATGTCGAGACCCAGCTCGCCGAAGGCCAGCCCGGGCTGCCGACACTACACTTGGTCTATCGCGCGGCGCGCGAAGTGGCCACCCCGGTCACCTCCGGGATCGCGATCATCATCATCGTGTTTCTGCCGCTGCTGACCTTGCAGGGGCTGGAAGGCAAGATGTTCGCGCCGGTCGCGCTGACCATCGTTTTCGCGCTGTCGGCCTCGCTGCTGCTGTCGCTGACTGTGGTCCCGGTGCTCGCTTCCTGGCTGCTCAAGCGCGGCGTACACCACGAGCCGTGGCTGGTCAGGAAGCTCGCCGCGCTCTACGACCGCGTGCTGGCACAGGCACTGGCGCACAGCCGCCGCTTCATCGCCGGCGCCCTGCTGGCGCTGGTCGCTGCCGGCGGGGTCTTCCTGCTACTCGGCAAGAGTTTCATGCCGACGATGGACGAAGGCGATCTGATCATGCAGCTCGAAAAGCTGCCGTCAATCGGCCTCGACCAGACCATCGCCGTCGATACCCGGGTGCAGCAGGCGATCCTCGAACGCGTTCCCGAGGTGCGCGGCATCGTTGCCCGCGCCGGCGCCGACGAACTCGGCCTCGACCCGATGGGGCTCAATCAGACCGACACCTTCATGGTCCTGGCACCGCGCAGCGAATGGCGCGATGCCGACCCGGCCGCGCTGCAGGACCGCCTGCGCGCAGTGATGGCCGACTTCCCCGGCATCGGCTTCAGCTTCACCCAGCCGATCGACATGCGCGTTTCGGAAATGCTGACCGGCGTGCGCGGCGACCTGGCGATCAAGATTTACGGCCCCGACCTCGCCACCCTCAACCGGCTGGCCGGCGAGATCGTCGCCAGCGTCGGCCGCGTGCGCGGGGCGGAAGACACCTTCACCCTGCGCAACGACGGCGTGCAATACCTCAGGATCGGGATCGACCGGCTGGCCGCCGGCCGCCTTGGCCTCAACGTCGCCGACCTGCAAAACGAACTGAAGACGCTGCTCGAAGGCCAGCCGGTCGGCACCGTGCTCGACCGGGGCCGGCGGGTACCGGTGCTGCTGCGCGCGCCGGCGGCCCTGCGCCATTCGCCGGCCGACTTTGCCGCGCTGCGCATTGCGCTGCCCGGCGAAGCGGCGGGAGGCACCGGGGCCAGCGTACCGCTGGCGCAGGTTGCGCGGATCGAACGAATTGACGGCCCGGTCAAGGTGGACCGTGAAAATGCACAACGCTACGTGGTGGTTCAGTCCAACGTCCGCGACCGCGACCTGGTCGGCTTTGTTGAAGAAGCCCGAGCCGCCGTCACCCGCGACGTCCCCCTGCCGACCGGCTACCGGCTGGCCTGGGGCGGCCAGTTCGAGAACCAGCAGCGGGCTGCCGCGCGGCTGGCGGTGGTGGTGCCGGTAGCGCTGCTGCTGATCTTCTTCCTGCTCTTCTCGACCTTCGGCTCGCTGCGCCAGGCGCTGCTGGTCCTGTCGAACATTCCCTTCGCGCTGATCGGTGGCGTCTTCGCCCTGTTCATCGCCGGCGAATACCTGTCGGTTCCGGCCTCGGTCGGCTTCATCGCGCTGCTCGGGATCGCCGTGCTCAACGGCGTGGTGATGGTCAGCTATTTCAACCAGTTGCTGGCGCGCGGCCTGCCGCTCGCCGAAGTCGTGGTCGAAGGCGCCCGCCGCCGCCTGCGGCCAGTACTGATGACCGCCAGCATCGCCGCCTTCGGCCTGGTACCGATGCTGTTCGCCAGCGGCCCCGGTTCGGAAGTGCAACGACCGCTGGCCATCGTCGTGATCGGGGGCCTGCTCACCTCGACCGTGCTCACCTTGCTGCTGCTACCCATCCTGTTCCGCCGCTTCGGGCTGGAAACCGCCTCGCCCCTGCCACGTTGA